The following coding sequences are from one Buchnera aphidicola (Nippolachnus piri) window:
- a CDS encoding flagellar hook assembly protein FlgD: protein MKYNNFEKINSKNINTGNKFFKKKNFLNSSTIQKNFLKVLKAEISNQDPTKPIKNSTLTSQITQMQMNDRIHDVQQNTKKILQQINTNQFFNAVNLINRKVLINNNKIFDIKKTKIPIFLKIFKKSKKVQMNIFNSYQQKVFSKNLGNLSPGIHKIYWDSKKDFKKDSFKKFPYTVNFTVQKNKCINKKNIYTQHIIKNISKNRKKIYVTLDSAKIVKLHDLKKIF, encoded by the coding sequence ATGAAATATAATAATTTTGAAAAAATAAATTCTAAAAATATTAATACAGGAAATAAATTTTTTAAAAAAAAAAATTTTCTAAACTCTTCTACAATACAAAAAAATTTTTTAAAAGTCTTAAAAGCAGAAATAAGTAATCAAGATCCTACAAAACCTATTAAAAATAGCACTTTAACATCGCAAATTACACAAATGCAAATGAATGATAGAATTCATGATGTTCAACAAAATACTAAAAAAATTTTACAACAAATTAATACTAATCAATTTTTTAATGCTGTTAATTTAATTAATCGAAAAGTCTTAATTAATAATAATAAAATTTTTGATATTAAAAAAACAAAAATTCCTATTTTTTTAAAAATTTTTAAAAAATCAAAAAAAGTTCAAATGAATATTTTTAATTCATATCAACAAAAAGTTTTTTCAAAAAATTTAGGAAATTTATCACCTGGTATACATAAAATATATTGGGATTCTAAAAAAGATTTTAAAAAAGATTCTTTCAAAAAATTTCCATATACTGTAAACTTTACTGTACAAAAAAATAAATGTATAAATAAAAAAAATATTTATACACAACATATAATTAAAAATATTTCTAAAAATAGAAAAAAAATTTATGTTACATTAGATAGTGCTAAAATAGTAAAATTACATGATTTAAAAAAAATTTTTTAA
- a CDS encoding flagellar basal body rod C-terminal domain-containing protein: MNKILRIVLNSANNNLMKQKVIANNIANVSTAGFKEQYVYNIRKKDRNSNIKNINNIVFNFTRGNFRKTNNPINVSAKDNYWISIIDTDDTVAFMQTGKFHLNEKNELLLNEYPVLTTKDETIVCDNHKMPRILEDGKVVLSFKKNNKIVNKFLGQIKLIKLLPEDVIHSSHGKYFLRNSGMKKYQNLQLRDFYKVPAIANATEGSNVDLTENLINMLDAMRDFESNIQVISNEHENEDKANNLLNGVIQ; encoded by the coding sequence ATGAATAAAATATTAAGAATTGTATTAAATTCTGCAAATAATAATTTAATGAAACAAAAAGTAATCGCTAACAATATTGCAAATGTGTCTACAGCAGGTTTTAAAGAACAATATGTGTATAACATACGAAAAAAAGATAGAAATTCAAACATAAAAAATATTAATAATATAGTATTTAATTTTACTAGAGGAAATTTTAGAAAAACAAATAATCCTATTAATGTTTCCGCTAAAGATAATTATTGGATTTCTATTATTGATACTGATGATACTGTGGCATTTATGCAAACTGGAAAATTTCATTTAAATGAAAAAAATGAATTATTATTAAATGAATATCCTGTTTTAACTACAAAAGATGAAACGATTGTATGTGATAATCATAAAATGCCTCGAATATTAGAAGATGGAAAAGTTGTATTATCTTTTAAAAAAAACAATAAAATTGTAAATAAATTTTTAGGACAAATAAAACTTATTAAATTATTACCAGAAGATGTCATACATAGTTCACATGGTAAATATTTTTTAAGAAATAGTGGAATGAAAAAATATCAAAATCTTCAATTACGAGATTTTTATAAAGTTCCTGCAATTGCTAATGCTACAGAAGGTAGTAATGTTGATTTAACAGAAAATTTAATCAATATGTTAGACGCTATGCGTGATTTTGAATCAAATATCCAAGTAATTTCTAACGAACATGAAAATGAAGATAAAGCAAATAATTTATTAAATGGAGTTATACAATAA
- the flgG gene encoding flagellar basal-body rod protein FlgG, with the protein MISTLWIAKTGLDAQQMNMNVIANNLANVNTNGFKRSHVIFEDLIYKNINPSGLLTMRDTEKPNSIQIGTGVQPVATEKIFTLGNLSKTNSWKDLVINGDGFFKILLPNGQTRFTRDGSFQINSKRQLVTHQGYLISPEINIPQNIETIHIGKDGLVTAKIDGKISPEILGQYTIVNFSNNSGLESIGENCYKATKSSGKPIIGIPGQVGYGELYQGFIEKSNVNVAEELVNMIQAQRAYEINSKVLTATDQMLHKLTQL; encoded by the coding sequence ATGATATCAACTTTATGGATTGCTAAAACTGGACTTGACGCCCAACAAATGAATATGAATGTTATTGCAAATAATTTAGCTAATGTAAATACAAATGGCTTTAAACGTTCACATGTCATTTTCGAAGATTTAATATATAAAAACATTAATCCCTCTGGTTTATTAACCATGCGGGATACTGAAAAACCTAATTCAATACAAATTGGCACTGGAGTTCAACCTGTTGCAACCGAAAAAATTTTTACACTTGGAAATTTATCTAAAACAAATTCTTGGAAAGATTTAGTAATTAACGGAGATGGATTTTTTAAAATCTTGTTACCAAATGGACAAACGCGTTTTACAAGAGACGGTTCTTTTCAAATTAATTCAAAAAGACAATTAGTCACTCATCAAGGATATTTAATATCACCAGAAATTAATATACCTCAGAATATTGAAACTATTCATATTGGAAAAGATGGACTTGTAACAGCTAAAATAGACGGAAAAATTTCACCTGAAATACTAGGTCAATATACAATTGTAAATTTTTCTAATAATTCTGGCTTAGAAAGTATAGGGGAAAATTGTTATAAAGCTACAAAATCTTCTGGAAAACCAATTATAGGAATTCCAGGTCAAGTAGGTTATGGAGAATTATATCAAGGATTTATTGAAAAATCCAATGTGAACGTTGCTGAAGAATTAGTAAATATGATTCAAGCACAACGTGCTTATGAAATTAATAGTAAAGTCTTAACTGCAACAGATCAAATGTTACATAAATTAACTCAATTATAA
- a CDS encoding flagellar basal body L-ring protein FlgH → MFKNFLKILNFLLLIISLSFIDSIYARNEFPKKNNIIFIHNKKDKKIIYQKYYYHNWFEDKPHYQIGDNLIIFLQENIMTQNRTFNNTQNNSSTFFKIRSLLFSLISQIFSKKKNDLPFLQTIGTNVLLDDNKSLEKNTFLGMITVTIQKIFPNNHLEVAGKNSILINGNVESIRFFGIVDPNEIVNNIVPSSKISHKNIEYVKHDTSKKENFFEILKKFCINFFPNF, encoded by the coding sequence GTGTTTAAAAATTTTTTAAAAATTTTAAATTTTTTATTATTAATAATTAGTTTATCTTTTATAGATTCTATTTATGCTCGGAATGAATTTCCAAAAAAAAATAATATTATCTTTATACATAATAAAAAAGATAAAAAAATAATTTATCAAAAATATTATTATCATAATTGGTTTGAAGATAAACCTCATTATCAAATAGGAGATAATTTAATAATATTTTTACAAGAAAATATTATGACTCAAAATCGAACTTTTAATAATACACAAAATAATTCTTCTACTTTTTTTAAAATTCGTTCATTATTATTTTCTTTAATTAGTCAAATTTTTTCAAAAAAAAAAAATGATTTACCATTTTTACAAACTATCGGAACAAATGTTTTATTAGATGATAATAAATCATTAGAAAAAAATACTTTTTTAGGAATGATTACTGTTACAATACAAAAAATATTTCCTAACAATCATTTAGAAGTTGCAGGAAAAAATTCAATTTTAATTAATGGAAATGTAGAATCTATTCGTTTTTTTGGTATAGTAGATCCCAATGAAATTGTAAACAATATAGTTCCTTCTTCAAAAATTTCTCATAAAAATATTGAATATGTAAAACATGACACATCAAAAAAAGAAAATTTTTTTGAAATTTTAAAAAAATTTTGTATAAATTTTTTTCCTAATTTTTAA
- a CDS encoding flagellar basal body P-ring protein FlgI, with product MKTLLRYFLLCNIFINMILINFAFASENTIKNLTNISGAYTIPLIGYGLMVGLPNSGDQIPYSNFTLQTMLNLFKKMGIDVKNTKNIQTKNIASVMVTAELPAFNYIGQKIPIYVSSIGNSQNLQDGTLLMTPLKNSNGIRYGTAQGHCNLKIEHLTNINLLNNQNFKNNIKIKNGGIVEKTFQNVIEHNGHIKLQLKSKNFYMAQKISDIINKKYPKISFPLNERSIQIKVPHNKRTQSRLLANILHLKINTKKKKKI from the coding sequence ATGAAAACTCTGTTAAGATATTTTTTATTATGTAATATTTTTATAAATATGATATTAATAAATTTTGCATTTGCTTCAGAAAATACAATCAAGAATTTAACTAACATTTCAGGAGCTTATACTATTCCATTAATTGGATATGGTTTAATGGTAGGATTACCTAATAGCGGCGATCAAATTCCATATTCAAATTTTACTTTACAGACTATGTTAAATCTTTTTAAAAAAATGGGAATTGATGTTAAAAATACAAAAAATATTCAAACAAAAAATATTGCATCAGTAATGGTTACCGCTGAATTACCTGCTTTTAATTATATTGGTCAAAAAATTCCTATTTATGTTTCTTCTATTGGTAATTCGCAAAATTTACAAGATGGTACTTTATTAATGACTCCTTTAAAAAATTCCAATGGTATACGCTATGGAACCGCTCAAGGACATTGTAATTTAAAAATAGAACACTTAACAAATATAAATTTATTAAATAATCAAAATTTTAAAAATAATATTAAAATTAAAAATGGGGGTATTGTTGAAAAAACTTTTCAAAATGTTATAGAACATAATGGGCATATAAAATTACAATTAAAATCTAAAAATTTTTATATGGCTCAAAAAATTAGTGATATAATTAATAAAAAATATCCTAAAATTTCTTTTCCTTTAAATGAAAGATCTATACAAATAAAAGTACCTCATAATAAAAGAACGCAATCACGTTTATTAGCAAATATACTACATTTAAAAATTAATACTAAAAAAAAAAAAAAAATATAA
- a CDS encoding S4 domain-containing protein, which translates to MIKKDYKIFIKKDTSNQRIDNFLFTKFKTLPKSLIYKNLRLGKILINTKKKKPSYKLKNHDEILLKSLKITPFKKKKYYFIKI; encoded by the coding sequence ATGATAAAAAAAGATTATAAAATTTTTATAAAAAAAGATACAAGTAATCAAAGAATTGATAATTTTTTATTTACAAAATTTAAAACACTACCTAAAAGTTTAATTTATAAAAACCTAAGATTAGGAAAAATTTTAATTAACACAAAAAAAAAAAAACCATCTTATAAATTAAAAAATCATGATGAAATATTATTAAAATCTTTAAAAATCACACCATTTAAAAAAAAAAAATATTATTTCATAAAAATTTAA
- a CDS encoding RluA family pseudouridine synthase codes for MLNKTSGISVHGGSGINAGIIEILRIIRVDIFFLELVHRLDKDTSGILLLAKKKSVLRNLHQQLREKKIKKYYIALVHGLFKTQKIITNFPILKKKNKFNLMSIHKNGKPSKTIFTIKKIFLNSTLVRIHPITGRTHQIRIHASKIGHPILYDSKYGNNNLNLKINKILQKKRLFLHAYQIFFLHPKNNKKMCIKAPLDQRFENAIKILSKNN; via the coding sequence ATTTTAAATAAAACTTCTGGAATTTCTGTACATGGAGGTAGCGGAATTAATGCTGGAATTATAGAAATTTTACGAATTATTAGAGTGGATATTTTTTTTTTAGAATTAGTACATCGATTAGATAAAGATACATCTGGAATATTATTATTAGCAAAAAAAAAATCTGTCTTAAGAAATTTACATCAACAATTACGAGAAAAAAAAATTAAAAAGTATTATATAGCTTTAGTGCATGGATTATTTAAAACTCAAAAAATCATTACAAATTTTCCAATTTTAAAAAAAAAAAATAAATTTAATCTTATGTCAATACATAAAAATGGAAAACCTTCTAAAACTATTTTTACAATTAAAAAAATTTTTTTAAATTCTACCTTAGTAAGAATACACCCTATAACAGGCAGAACTCATCAAATACGTATTCATGCTTCTAAAATTGGACATCCAATACTTTATGATTCAAAATACGGAAATAATAATTTAAATTTAAAAATTAATAAAATTTTACAAAAAAAAAGACTTTTTTTACATGCATATCAAATCTTTTTTTTACATCCTAAAAATAATAAAAAAATGTGTATAAAAGCCCCTTTAGATCAAAGATTTGAAAACGCTATTAAAATTCTTTCAAAAAATAACTAA
- the rpmF gene encoding 50S ribosomal protein L32, whose protein sequence is MAVQKSKPSRSKRNMRRSHDLIIQNTISIDKISGETHIRHHMTKKGYYKGKKFFL, encoded by the coding sequence ATGGCAGTTCAAAAAAGTAAACCTAGTAGATCAAAACGTAATATGAGAAGATCTCACGATTTAATTATTCAAAACACAATTTCGATAGATAAAATTTCTGGAGAAACACATATTCGTCATCATATGACAAAAAAAGGATATTACAAAGGTAAAAAATTTTTTTTATAA
- a CDS encoding SDR family NAD(P)-dependent oxidoreductase — protein MKIHKKIALITGANRGIGKNILTTLIKKNIYVIGTSKTSIGVKNIKNLVKNNGTGILINFLKKKKYEDNFKKILKKFKKIDILIHNSGITHDNLLINMTEKEWKNVIKINLSSCFYLTKIFLPNMIKKKWGRIIFISSVNAYQGQIGQTNYSASKSGVIGFLKSLALEVASFGITVNSIAPGYIKTDMTKKFFKNLPKYINKIPLKNFGKTTDISNVILFLISKKTSYITGQTIHVNGGLFMI, from the coding sequence ATGAAAATACACAAAAAAATTGCTTTAATAACTGGAGCTAATCGAGGAATTGGTAAAAATATTTTAACTACATTAATAAAAAAAAATATTTATGTAATAGGAACTTCTAAAACTTCGATAGGTGTAAAAAATATTAAAAATTTAGTAAAGAACAATGGAACAGGAATTTTAATAAATTTCTTAAAAAAAAAAAAATATGAAGATAATTTTAAAAAAATTCTTAAAAAATTCAAGAAAATCGATATTTTAATACATAATTCCGGAATAACTCATGATAATTTATTAATTAATATGACAGAAAAAGAATGGAAAAATGTTATAAAAATAAATTTGTCTTCTTGTTTTTATTTAACAAAAATTTTTCTACCAAATATGATTAAAAAAAAATGGGGAAGAATTATCTTTATAAGTTCTGTAAATGCATATCAAGGTCAAATAGGGCAAACTAATTATTCTGCTTCAAAATCTGGTGTCATAGGATTTTTAAAATCTTTAGCTTTAGAAGTAGCATCTTTCGGAATTACTGTAAATTCTATTGCTCCTGGATATATCAAAACTGATATGACTAAAAAATTTTTTAAAAATTTACCAAAATATATAAATAAAATTCCATTAAAAAATTTTGGAAAAACTACAGATATTTCTAATGTAATATTATTTTTAATTTCTAAAAAAACATCTTATATCACTGGACAAACTATTCATGTAAATGGAGGATTATTTATGATATAA
- a CDS encoding acyl carrier protein: MNKIDNSIKKILSKQFNYPIKKIKNTHILKKKFKVDSLDMIELIMLLEEKFKLKLHDRNFNKLKTIQDIINYINLILKK, encoded by the coding sequence ATGAATAAAATCGATAATTCTATAAAAAAAATTCTTTCAAAACAATTTAATTACCCAATAAAAAAAATAAAAAATACCCATATTTTAAAAAAAAAATTTAAAGTTGATTCATTAGATATGATTGAATTAATTATGTTACTTGAAGAAAAATTTAAACTGAAATTACATGATAGAAACTTTAATAAATTAAAAACTATACAAGATATTATTAACTATATAAATTTAATTTTAAAAAAATAA
- the tmk gene encoding dTMP kinase encodes MKKGKFIVLEGLEGAGKTSACKYIQNFLYNFGIKKTLLIREPGSTFLSEKIRKFIKFNPKNEILNYKTIVLLLYASRLHLTDTIIKPTLKKGIWVISDRYELSTFAYQGQNSQKRINFIKKISSLILKKFYPNLTIYLDVLPHIGLKRIKKRGILDNIEKNNINFFLKVQKTYLKYFKKKENIFINANLSQNMVQKNLKHILLKWLKKNI; translated from the coding sequence ATGAAAAAAGGAAAATTTATTGTTTTAGAGGGATTAGAAGGCGCCGGAAAAACAAGTGCCTGTAAATATATACAAAATTTTTTATATAATTTCGGAATTAAAAAAACTTTATTAATCAGAGAACCTGGTAGTACTTTTTTATCTGAAAAAATACGAAAATTTATAAAATTTAATCCAAAAAATGAAATTTTAAATTATAAAACAATAGTTTTATTACTTTATGCATCACGCTTACATTTAACTGATACCATTATTAAACCAACTTTAAAAAAAGGTATTTGGGTAATTAGTGATCGTTATGAATTATCTACTTTTGCCTATCAAGGGCAAAATTCACAAAAAAGAATAAATTTTATTAAAAAAATTAGTTCTTTAATTTTAAAAAAATTTTATCCTAATTTAACGATATATTTAGATGTTTTACCTCATATAGGTTTAAAAAGAATTAAAAAAAGAGGGATTTTAGATAATATTGAAAAAAATAATATAAATTTTTTTCTAAAAGTTCAAAAAACTTATTTAAAATACTTTAAAAAAAAAGAAAATATTTTTATTAATGCTAATTTATCACAAAATATGGTACAAAAAAATTTAAAACATATTTTATTAAAATGGTTAAAAAAAAATATATGA
- a CDS encoding DNA polymerase III subunit delta' C-terminal domain-containing protein: MKFPISWLNKYYVQIITLFIQKKLHPILLFKSTYNIGIPKLIYELSCFILCIKKKNFNYCNVCSSCIFMKSKKHPDFYIIEEKKKKNIGIDFIRDIIIKIYSTAQQSNEKILWFTNILKLTKEAINTLLKTFEEPPKNTFFFLYTSNTENIQKTLLSRMIIYNISGIKEKNALLWLKKKNKKKNFSQKNLITILRLYNSSPFSANFFLNNIIFEQRIKIIKIFKNYLFYKKNLLLINAFKYIYNPDVIFWICFILLDAIKLISKKKIKIQNIDQILFLKKIAKKYSYRILYKILTSWLKCNYHIHNIPGINKEIFIIEQVLYTTLLIKN; encoded by the coding sequence ATGAAATTTCCTATTTCTTGGTTAAATAAATATTATGTTCAAATTATTACTTTATTTATACAAAAAAAATTGCACCCCATTCTTTTATTTAAATCTACATATAATATTGGCATTCCAAAATTAATTTATGAATTAAGTTGTTTTATTTTATGCATAAAAAAAAAAAATTTTAATTATTGTAACGTTTGTTCTTCTTGTATTTTCATGAAATCTAAAAAACATCCTGATTTTTATATCATAGAAGAAAAGAAAAAGAAAAATATTGGTATTGATTTTATTCGTGATATAATTATAAAAATATATTCTACTGCACAACAAAGTAATGAAAAAATTTTATGGTTTACAAATATTTTAAAATTAACTAAAGAAGCTATAAATACATTATTAAAAACTTTTGAAGAACCACCTAAAAATACATTTTTTTTTCTATATACTTCCAACACTGAAAATATTCAAAAAACTTTATTAAGTAGAATGATTATATATAATATATCAGGAATTAAAGAAAAAAATGCATTATTATGGTTAAAAAAAAAAAATAAAAAAAAAAATTTTTCTCAAAAAAATCTAATAACTATTTTACGTTTATATAATTCTTCACCTTTTTCAGCAAATTTTTTTTTAAATAACATAATTTTTGAACAACGTATTAAAATCATAAAAATTTTTAAAAATTATTTATTCTATAAAAAAAATTTATTATTAATTAATGCTTTTAAATATATTTACAATCCAGACGTAATATTTTGGATTTGTTTCATTTTACTAGATGCTATAAAATTAATTAGTAAAAAAAAAATAAAAATTCAAAATATAGACCAAATTTTATTTTTAAAAAAAATTGCAAAAAAATACTCATATCGGATTTTATATAAGATTTTAACTTCATGGTTAAAATGTAATTATCACATACATAATATTCCAGGAATAAATAAAGAAATTTTTATTATAGAACAAGTTTTATATACAACACTTCTTATCAAAAATTAA